A part of Streptomyces sp. DSM 40750 genomic DNA contains:
- a CDS encoding cellulose-binding domain-containing protein translates to MPDLPKPQDAAEAALFSECWDAVLSYADLCTSGSTAATQLATEAFTNGMHEARALENDTGTERGAGRRALRLPRIPFLLTWVRTSVAAWETDGQGHRLDPDLRLWLNSDKAARYTGPPLHRPLALRALRDMQEPDAALLWLAEVESLPPASVARRLGLDPSVARAELDQVRALFRDRCLRSQYDAPMHADCRSYARLLDAVTRSPGADTPEDLSRHLATCVECAEAAACLGLHGGGLPAALAGGVIGWGGLAYLERRRRAAEAGLLPGRADSTGTDRGFSPGKEPRPRLGRNGVLVGAGLLSVLALTVSLMPFGDEETVADGASAGESSVVRQDPRFPVTQSPSGVSSELQSTSRPQETGSDGGDGNSNEEPQGDSSTPARVSHEPVDPGESSDATCHVRYRIVNEWPGGFQAAVTVTSTKALDGWRITWTHEDGQRVTQMWDGTFDQDGSQVTAGAADYNKTVAAGGTFGVGFLGTWDDESNATPRDFALNGSDCKTAD, encoded by the coding sequence ATGCCTGACCTGCCGAAGCCCCAGGACGCCGCCGAGGCCGCGCTGTTCTCCGAGTGCTGGGACGCGGTCCTGTCGTACGCCGATCTGTGCACGTCCGGTTCGACCGCGGCGACCCAACTGGCCACCGAAGCCTTCACGAACGGCATGCACGAGGCCCGCGCCCTGGAGAACGACACGGGGACCGAACGCGGTGCCGGGCGGCGTGCCCTGCGGCTGCCCCGAATACCGTTCCTCCTGACCTGGGTCAGAACCAGCGTCGCGGCCTGGGAGACGGACGGACAGGGCCACCGGCTCGACCCCGATCTGCGCCTCTGGCTCAACTCGGACAAGGCCGCCCGCTACACCGGCCCCCCGCTGCACCGCCCCCTCGCCCTGCGTGCCCTGCGGGACATGCAGGAACCCGACGCGGCCCTGCTGTGGCTGGCCGAGGTCGAATCGCTGCCGCCGGCCTCCGTGGCCCGCCGCCTCGGCCTCGACCCGTCGGTCGCCCGGGCCGAGCTCGACCAGGTACGGGCGCTGTTCCGGGACCGGTGCCTGCGCAGCCAGTACGACGCGCCCATGCACGCCGACTGCCGCAGCTACGCCCGGCTGCTGGACGCGGTCACCCGCTCGCCCGGCGCCGACACCCCCGAGGACCTGTCACGGCACCTCGCCACCTGCGTGGAGTGCGCCGAGGCCGCGGCCTGCCTCGGCCTGCACGGCGGCGGCCTGCCCGCCGCGCTCGCCGGCGGCGTGATCGGCTGGGGCGGACTCGCCTATCTGGAGCGCCGCCGCCGCGCCGCCGAGGCCGGACTGCTCCCCGGCCGCGCGGACTCCACCGGCACCGACCGGGGATTCTCGCCGGGCAAGGAGCCGAGGCCCCGGCTGGGCCGCAACGGAGTGCTCGTCGGAGCCGGCCTCCTCTCCGTGCTGGCACTCACCGTCTCCCTCATGCCCTTCGGCGACGAGGAGACCGTCGCCGACGGCGCGTCCGCGGGCGAGTCGTCGGTGGTGCGGCAGGACCCGCGGTTCCCGGTGACCCAGTCCCCGTCCGGCGTGTCGTCCGAACTGCAGAGCACCTCCCGACCCCAGGAGACCGGTTCCGACGGTGGCGACGGCAACAGCAACGAGGAGCCCCAGGGCGACTCCTCGACGCCCGCCCGCGTCTCCCACGAGCCGGTCGACCCCGGCGAGTCGTCCGACGCCACCTGCCACGTCCGCTACCGGATCGTCAACGAATGGCCCGGAGGCTTCCAGGCCGCCGTCACCGTCACCTCCACCAAGGCCCTCGACGGCTGGCGCATCACCTGGACCCACGAGGACGGCCAGCGCGTCACCCAGATGTGGGACGGCACCTTCGACCAGGACGGCTCCCAGGTCACCGCCGGCGCCGCCGACTACAACAAGACCGTCGCCGCGGGCGGCACCTTCGGCGTCGGCTTCCTCGGCACCTGGGACGACGAAAGCAATGCGACACCGCGCGACTTCGCTTTGAACGGGAGTGACTGCAAGACGGCGGATTAA
- a CDS encoding radical SAM protein, whose translation MGSRTALVEDLMERFPHVPREAVFKEDLLRGGLAFDASALSDNEKGEVKPKSYFIFSFDHGTLPELGEAALRRPPEEIILTGGPYDLRRTVVSVRVNPSSPYRVAADEEGILGLYLDGSRIADVGVPPMPEYYRHTLSNGKSVMEVAPTIQWGYLIYLTVFRVCQYFGAKEECQYCDINHNWRQHKAAGRPYTGVKDVDEVLEALEIIDRYDTAKTSTAYTLTGGAITKTVAGRDEADFYGHYAKAIEERFPDRWIGKVVAQALPLDDVKRFHDYGVKIYHPNYEVWDEYLFKMYCPGKERYVGRDEWHKRILDSAGVFGARNVIPNFVAGVEMAEPFGFTTVDEAIESTTEGLRFFMSHGITPRFTTWCPEPTTPLGKANPQGAPLEYHIRLLQAYRATMDEFGLSSPPGYGPPGPGRAVFSVSSFMDSLPAVEEAAEEVSAQ comes from the coding sequence ATGGGCAGCCGCACCGCACTGGTGGAGGACCTGATGGAGAGGTTCCCGCACGTGCCACGCGAAGCCGTCTTCAAGGAGGACCTGCTCAGGGGCGGCCTGGCCTTCGACGCCTCCGCCCTGAGCGACAACGAGAAGGGCGAGGTCAAGCCGAAGTCGTACTTCATCTTCTCCTTCGACCACGGCACCCTCCCCGAACTCGGCGAGGCCGCCCTGCGCCGCCCGCCGGAGGAGATCATCCTCACCGGCGGCCCGTACGACCTGCGGCGCACGGTCGTCTCCGTACGGGTCAACCCGTCCTCGCCCTACCGCGTGGCCGCCGACGAGGAAGGCATCCTCGGCCTCTATCTCGACGGCAGTCGCATCGCGGACGTCGGCGTCCCGCCCATGCCGGAGTACTACCGGCACACGCTCTCCAACGGGAAGTCCGTGATGGAGGTGGCCCCGACCATCCAGTGGGGCTACCTCATCTACCTCACCGTCTTCCGCGTCTGCCAGTACTTCGGCGCGAAGGAGGAGTGCCAGTACTGCGACATCAACCACAACTGGCGCCAGCACAAGGCGGCGGGTCGGCCGTACACGGGCGTGAAGGACGTCGACGAGGTCCTGGAGGCGCTGGAGATCATCGACCGGTACGACACGGCGAAGACGTCCACCGCGTACACGCTCACCGGCGGCGCCATCACCAAGACGGTCGCGGGCCGGGACGAGGCCGACTTCTACGGCCACTACGCCAAGGCCATCGAAGAGCGCTTCCCGGACCGCTGGATCGGCAAGGTCGTCGCCCAGGCGCTGCCCCTGGACGACGTCAAGCGTTTCCACGACTACGGCGTGAAGATCTATCACCCCAACTACGAGGTGTGGGACGAGTACCTCTTCAAGATGTACTGCCCCGGCAAGGAGCGCTACGTCGGCCGCGACGAGTGGCACAAGCGGATCCTGGACTCGGCGGGTGTCTTCGGCGCGCGCAACGTGATCCCCAACTTCGTGGCGGGCGTGGAGATGGCCGAGCCGTTCGGGTTCACCACGGTCGACGAGGCCATCGAGTCGACCACCGAGGGCCTGCGTTTCTTCATGTCGCACGGCATCACGCCCCGCTTCACCACCTGGTGCCCGGAGCCCACGACCCCGCTCGGCAAGGCCAACCCGCAGGGCGCGCCGCTGGAGTACCACATCCGGCTGCTGCAGGCGTACCGGGCCACGATGGACGAGTTCGGGCTGTCGTCCCCGCCCGGCTACGGCCCGCCTGGACCCGGCCGTGCCGTCTTCTCCGTCAGCTCCTTCATGGACAGCCTCCCGGCCGTCGAGGAAGCCGCCGAGGAGGTTTCCGCACAGTAA
- a CDS encoding hydroxyacid dehydrogenase, producing MPERPLALFAMTAENVPRIFPQDVLSRLRETVEIDPALIAEDFTGPRVREALAEVEVLVTGWGCPRIDEAVLDAAPKLRAVLHSAGSVKGFLAPAVWERGIAVSTAAAANALPVAEYTLAMILLAGKDILGRRDRLRAERVSPGWGFVPGIGNHGRRVGVIGASRIGRRVIELLRPFDLRVSLTDPYVDEAGAAALGVPLLPLDDLLRTSDIVTVHAPDTPETHRLLDRRALSLMPDGAVLINTARGALVDHDALIDELRAGRLSAILDVTDPEPLPADSPLLDLPNAFVTPHLAGSQGNEVARLGLAVTEEAKRLVAGAELAHALDRAALEHTA from the coding sequence TTGCCAGAGCGTCCCCTCGCACTGTTCGCCATGACGGCCGAGAACGTTCCCCGGATCTTCCCGCAGGATGTACTGTCCCGCCTGCGCGAGACCGTGGAAATCGATCCCGCTCTGATCGCCGAGGACTTCACCGGTCCCCGGGTGCGGGAGGCGCTGGCCGAGGTCGAGGTGCTGGTCACCGGATGGGGCTGCCCCCGGATCGACGAGGCGGTACTGGACGCGGCGCCCAAGCTGCGCGCGGTGCTGCACTCGGCGGGCTCGGTGAAGGGATTCCTGGCCCCCGCCGTCTGGGAGCGGGGCATCGCCGTCTCCACGGCCGCCGCCGCGAACGCCCTGCCCGTCGCCGAGTACACGCTCGCCATGATCCTGCTCGCCGGCAAGGACATCCTCGGTCGCCGCGACCGCCTCCGGGCCGAACGCGTCTCCCCCGGCTGGGGGTTCGTCCCCGGCATCGGCAACCACGGCCGCCGCGTCGGTGTCATCGGCGCCTCCCGCATCGGCCGCCGGGTCATCGAACTGCTCCGCCCCTTCGACCTGCGGGTCAGCCTCACCGACCCGTACGTCGACGAGGCCGGGGCCGCCGCCCTCGGCGTACCCCTGCTGCCGCTGGACGACCTCCTGCGCACCTCCGACATCGTCACCGTGCACGCCCCGGACACCCCCGAGACCCACCGGCTGCTCGACCGCCGGGCGCTCTCCCTCATGCCCGACGGGGCCGTCCTCATCAACACCGCACGCGGCGCGCTCGTCGACCACGACGCCCTGATCGACGAACTGCGAGCCGGCCGCCTCTCCGCGATCCTCGACGTCACCGATCCCGAGCCGCTGCCCGCCGACTCCCCGCTCCTCGACCTCCCGAACGCCTTCGTCACCCCGCACCTCGCCGGCTCCCAGGGCAACGAGGTCGCCCGCCTCGGCCTCGCGGTCACGGAGGAGGCGAAACGACTGGTGGCCGGGGCGGAGTTGGCGCATGCCCTCGACCGGGCGGCGCTGGAGCACACCGCGTGA